The Chlamydia poikilotherma DNA segment AATAGCTGTTCTACCTCATCAAAACGATTCATACCTCGAAGAATACGCATGTAATCAAATAGACACTGACGACGGTAGCAACGTTTTTTTAAAATAGGCAGGAGCTTTTGTTCAGCAACAGACCATTCTTTCAGTTCCATACTTAAATGAACTTCTCGAATAACCTGCGCCGCGTAGCGACGGAAACGGGAAATGTGACAATAGACTTTAAACACTAAAGCTATTGTCAAACTTGCAACTAAAGCCCACAGGATGACTAGCCACATAATTCGCCAATTTTCACTTTTCTCTCTCTTTGCAATACCAAAAAAAAACCTTTAAAGTCTTTAAAATTATTCTCTCAAAGAACATCCCAAAGATTGCCCCATCAGGCAACGTGTTTCTAATCCCATCCGTGAGTTCTTCAATAAGTCCGCATCAAACTGAACAAATCCTGGTTCAAACAATACAATAACAGTGGAACCTCCAATTTCAAAAAAACCCTTCTCATCACCCTTAGAATACTTTTCTCCAGGTATGTAGGTTTGAATAATAGAGCCGACATTCAATGCCCCTACTTCTAAATAGAGCACATCACCGAACGCCTCTGTTTTAAGCTCTGTTAGCGTACGTTTGTTTTCACAAAAAACATTAAAATTATCCTTCAATGCCATCGGATGCACAGAAAATAAATAACCGTTGATATTATGCGTTGGTCCCGCCAAACAATCGACAGGAAAATGAAAACGGTGATAATCAAAAAGAGCTAACCGAGCAAAGACCACACTCCCAGATGCGTACTTCTCGACAAGCTTGGGGTCACCCAAAAGTTTCGAAAGAGAGAATCGTTTGGATTTAACAACAAATTCTCCAAATTCAGACACGTTTGGATAAATAAGATACGCCCCATCAACAGGTGTCACACAAATATTATTCCCTTGAGCAACCGGCCGCGCTTCCGGACGC contains these protein-coding regions:
- a CDS encoding phosphatidylserine decarboxylase, whose product is MKKLQYIDRLTNQRVAESVCYEKTMTFLYTSRLGKWVPTLLSRSPFLSRLYGWIQKRSWTRKKIPGFIKRNHICAKEFKKSIAEFSSFNDFFTRELRPEARPVAQGNNICVTPVDGAYLIYPNVSEFGEFVVKSKRFSLSKLLGDPKLVEKYASGSVVFARLALFDYHRFHFPVDCLAGPTHNINGYLFSVHPMALKDNFNVFCENKRTLTELKTEAFGDVLYLEVGALNVGSIIQTYIPGEKYSKGDEKGFFEIGGSTVIVLFEPGFVQFDADLLKNSRMGLETRCLMGQSLGCSLRE